Proteins from one Argopecten irradians isolate NY chromosome 15, Ai_NY, whole genome shotgun sequence genomic window:
- the LOC138308571 gene encoding carbohydrate sulfotransferase 1-like, which yields MELARDSLKAGMSVWNKLKVLPWLPNEDLVRKSASRDKNIQPEVYTTPKYIQSKKPVQEVVPQPLLEPPIENQGPTPIILMAYFRSGSSFVGDLIQAHDDVFYLFEPLRAPTTRFRLLNDTSHSSITRFQEKTRSILTKLSGCRLDHVPGEVIHDHFMNRSMKARNYIQCMDEHMDKNDPIEASKSTCLKTMIRSCLKSKIVLVKVIRPSLAMLFEMMNAIPKLKIIHLMRDPRAMARARVSFGMIKKKTEIDDVTKFCDRLFEDAVVAENIKQKYPERILSLFYEEVAYHPIKEAQRIYKFADLEFSRRQQEIITAMTTNATPEKECRKMCTTKISTLQAEKWRKVASLKFVQFGRQFGSRSRRWEDPDETVLSIRRHSLLPRARSIIQRTR from the exons ATGGAACTTGCCAGGGATTCTTTGAAAGCAGGCATGTCAGTATGGAACAAGTTAAAAGTGTTGCCATGGTTACCTAATGAAGATCTCGTAAGAAAGTCTGCTTCACGAGACAAAAATATACAACCGGAAGTATATACCACGCCTAAATATATTCAATCTAAAAAGCCGGTACAGGAAGTGGTGCCACAACCATTACTGGAACCCCCAATCGAAA atcaaGGTCCTACTCCGATCATTCTGATGGCGTACTTTCGCAGTGGCTCCTCGTTTGTGGGTGATCTAATCCAAGCTCATGACGACGTATTCTATCTGTTTGAGCCACTGAGAGCCCCGACAACTCGCTTTAGATTGTTAAATGATACCTCTCACAGTAGCATTACCAG GTTTCAGGAGAAGACCAGATCGATTCTAACTAAATTGAGTGGTTGTAGACTTGATCATGTCccaggggaggtaattcatGATCACTTCATGAATAGAAGCATGAAAGCAAgaaattatatacaatgtatggaCGAACATATGGACAAAAACGACCCGATTGAGGCCAGTAAAAGTACATGTCTTAAAACTATGATACGGAGCTGTTTGAAGTCTAAAATTGTGCTCGTCAAGGTCATCCGCCCTTCTCTTGCAATGTTGTTTGAAATGATGAACGCCATTCCGAAATTAAAGATTATACACCTTATGCGTGATCCAAGAGCAATGGCGAGAGCACGTGTCAGTTTTGGGATgattaaaaagaaaacagaaattgatgacgtcacgaaatTTTGTGATCGACTTTTTGAAGATGCCGTGGTTGCAGAAAATATCAAACAGAAATATCCAGAGAGGATTTTATCGCTTTTTTACGAGGAAGTGGCATATCATCCCATTAAGGAAGCACAAAGAATTTACAAATTCGCCGATTTAGAATTTAGCAGACGACAACAGGAAATTATTACAGCCATGACCACAAATGCAACACCCGAAAAAGAGTGTCGGAAAATGTGTACTACAAAAATATCGACCCTACAAGCCGAAAAATGGCGGAAAGTCGCCTCACTTAAATTTGTCCAG